A section of the Solitalea canadensis DSM 3403 genome encodes:
- a CDS encoding sterol desaturase family protein, with product MKNLIVMAIPGFVILLIAELVVAYLQKKHDEYFDAKDTASSLSMGIGNVIIGFISKAIIPVALAFVYDFRFFTFPEHGWWPWMAWVLCFFADDFSYYWFHRTSHSVRYFWASHVVHHSSQKYNLGTALRQTWTGNLSGSWLFWLWMPLVGFTPTMITTMMAISLLYQFWIHTEIIKKMPKLIEFIFNTPSHHRVHHASDVKYLDRNHAGILIIWDRMFGTFVEEEEHPTYGLTKNIETHNPFIIAFNEWGAVIKDIWNAPTFRAKMGYLFGPPGWSHDGSRKTSAQLRAELRQLASDQVKTNTTNDPIVKPTTELV from the coding sequence ATGAAGAATCTTATTGTAATGGCTATACCCGGCTTTGTCATTTTATTGATAGCCGAGCTAGTTGTGGCTTACCTGCAAAAAAAACATGATGAATACTTTGATGCAAAAGATACTGCAAGCAGCTTATCAATGGGCATCGGAAATGTTATTATAGGGTTTATCAGTAAAGCAATCATTCCTGTAGCATTAGCATTTGTATACGATTTCAGGTTTTTTACTTTCCCTGAACACGGATGGTGGCCATGGATGGCATGGGTACTTTGTTTCTTTGCCGACGATTTTTCTTATTATTGGTTTCACCGTACCAGTCATAGTGTGCGATATTTCTGGGCATCGCACGTAGTACATCATTCTTCTCAAAAATATAATCTTGGTACAGCTTTAAGGCAAACCTGGACCGGTAATTTATCAGGCTCATGGTTGTTTTGGCTTTGGATGCCTTTAGTTGGATTTACCCCGACAATGATTACCACAATGATGGCTATTAGTTTGTTATATCAGTTTTGGATTCATACGGAGATCATTAAAAAAATGCCAAAACTAATAGAGTTTATATTTAATACACCGTCTCATCACCGTGTTCATCATGCTTCTGATGTTAAGTATTTAGACCGTAATCATGCTGGTATTTTAATTATTTGGGATCGAATGTTTGGCACTTTTGTAGAAGAAGAAGAACATCCAACTTATGGATTAACTAAAAATATTGAAACCCATAATCCTTTTATTATTGCATTTAATGAATGGGGGGCAGTAATAAAAGATATTTGGAACGCACCTACATTTAGGGCCAAGATGGGTTATTTGTTTGGACCTCCGGGATGGAGTCATGACGGGAGTCGTAAAACATCAGCTCAGCTTCGGGCAGAATTACGACAACTAGCTTCGGATCAGGTAAAGACTAATACGACTAATGATCCCATTGTTAAGCCAACAACTGAATTAGTATAA
- a CDS encoding THUMP-like domain-containing protein, translated as MTQEEFELLTSTEARDLIRKNISSDPLKFALSYKSAHLPVNSISTQLKYLQRARLKLPSYYQALCIIPPLSYEQSSSEAAAALKDYSGNICLDLTAGLGVDSFYFSKKFNKVTSLELSPVLANITRYNFKLLGATNVELINQAAEAFLADYKGEKFDLIFVDPARRDDTKNRVFLFEDCSPDLYEILPVTAQLCRKLVVKASPLFDNTEAWRRFANLSNLAVVSVDNECKEILLEFDFENPKSVQSDVILLNRKGKEQRFIFEKDHPIIDLTPVTTFSGYLLEPDVAFYKSRTCNQLLNKYFGFLAASSDQEDGFYYTDMDQLDEFPGRVFRIIETLDYQPKTLKKTLKQKGVTKANITKRNFPVSVDEIRKILNIADGGGTYLFFTKTTEGKYKVIITEKRT; from the coding sequence ATGACACAGGAAGAATTTGAACTTTTGACAAGTACCGAAGCCCGCGATCTGATTCGTAAAAACATCAGTTCGGATCCTTTAAAATTTGCTTTATCTTACAAATCAGCCCACCTTCCTGTAAATAGTATTTCCACGCAGCTAAAATACCTGCAACGTGCCCGCTTAAAGCTTCCTTCCTACTATCAGGCCTTGTGCATTATTCCGCCTTTATCTTATGAACAATCAAGCAGTGAAGCCGCAGCAGCCTTAAAAGACTATTCCGGAAATATATGCCTTGATCTGACAGCCGGATTGGGTGTCGACAGCTTCTATTTCTCGAAGAAGTTCAACAAAGTAACTAGTCTTGAATTGTCTCCAGTATTGGCAAACATTACTAGATACAACTTTAAGCTACTTGGTGCAACTAATGTTGAACTGATTAATCAGGCGGCTGAAGCATTTCTTGCTGATTACAAAGGAGAAAAGTTTGATCTCATATTCGTAGATCCGGCACGTCGAGACGACACTAAAAACCGTGTATTCTTATTTGAGGATTGTTCGCCTGATCTCTATGAAATTCTTCCTGTTACAGCACAACTTTGCCGCAAATTAGTAGTAAAGGCCTCTCCTCTTTTTGATAATACTGAAGCTTGGAGAAGATTTGCTAACCTTAGCAACTTAGCTGTAGTTTCAGTAGATAATGAATGTAAGGAAATATTGCTTGAATTTGATTTTGAGAACCCCAAGAGTGTTCAATCCGATGTTATACTGCTCAATAGAAAAGGGAAAGAGCAACGGTTTATTTTTGAAAAAGACCATCCAATAATTGACCTTACTCCGGTAACTACCTTCTCCGGATACTTACTTGAACCAGATGTTGCCTTTTACAAAAGTCGCACCTGTAATCAACTATTGAATAAATACTTTGGCTTTTTAGCTGCAAGTTCTGATCAAGAAGATGGTTTTTACTATACCGATATGGATCAGCTGGATGAATTTCCTGGAAGAGTTTTCAGAATCATTGAAACACTTGATTATCAACCTAAAACACTTAAGAAAACACTAAAACAAAAAGGAGTCACTAAGGCTAATATCACTAAACGTAATTTTCCAGTGTCGGTTGATGAAATCAGAAAAATCCTGAACATTGCTGATGGAGGAGGTACCTACCTCTTTTTCACTAAAACGACAGAAGGCAAATACAAAGTCATTATAACAGAAAAGAGAACCTAG
- a CDS encoding sodium:solute symporter, which translates to MRQLDWLVLILTLSFIVFYGLWKSRKNRDTETYLRANTSPWYMVGLTIMATQASAVTFLSAPGQAYTDGMRFVQYYFGLPLAMLVLCLTAVPIYHRLKVYTAYEYLEGRFDLKTRSLAAFLFLVQRGLGTGITVFAPSIILSSIFGWNIYVTNFVICAVVVIYTVSGGIRAVNYTQMGQMTIILSGMLIAGILIASLLPKEVGFTDALKLGGKLGHMNIIDLKFDLNNKYNIWSGILGGFFLALSYFGTDQSQVARYLTAKDTTESRLGLLFNGMVKIPMQFGILLIGVLLLIFYQFHETPVFFNNVEIEKLEKSKYAVDLKQIESKHSVLFQQKKEHAEAMVTALKANDEASIGKLQHSLRTDQEQLKAVRTDLKNLMIKNDESANTEDVNYIFLWFVNNHFPVGMVGLLIAVILAASMSSSSSALQALASTSVIDIYKRSVRPDQNDAHYLSASRWATIIWGFLVMLVAGLATRLGSLIEAVNVLGSLFYGAILGIFMVAFFMKWIKGTAVFYAALITQILVLLGYSFTNISFLWYNLIGCLLVMFISPVLQLIIPVHDEKSVMSSTDNR; encoded by the coding sequence ATGAGGCAACTTGATTGGCTTGTTCTGATTTTAACTCTTTCATTTATCGTTTTTTATGGTCTTTGGAAGAGTCGGAAAAACAGGGATACTGAGACCTACCTTCGTGCGAATACATCTCCTTGGTATATGGTGGGGCTTACCATTATGGCTACTCAGGCCAGTGCTGTAACTTTTCTATCGGCACCTGGACAAGCATATACCGATGGGATGCGCTTTGTACAGTATTATTTTGGTTTACCATTAGCGATGTTGGTATTGTGTCTTACGGCTGTTCCTATTTATCATCGACTTAAAGTTTATACTGCTTATGAATACCTAGAGGGGCGTTTTGACCTGAAAACACGTTCATTAGCCGCATTTCTGTTTTTAGTTCAGAGAGGACTGGGAACCGGTATTACTGTTTTTGCTCCAAGTATTATTCTTTCTTCCATTTTTGGATGGAATATCTATGTAACCAATTTTGTGATTTGTGCAGTAGTTGTTATTTACACTGTAAGCGGTGGAATAAGAGCGGTTAATTATACCCAGATGGGACAAATGACCATTATTCTGTCGGGTATGCTCATTGCGGGAATTTTAATTGCTTCACTTTTACCTAAAGAGGTAGGTTTTACAGATGCGTTAAAACTTGGTGGGAAACTAGGTCACATGAATATTATCGATCTGAAATTCGACCTTAATAACAAATACAATATTTGGTCGGGTATTTTGGGCGGTTTCTTTTTAGCACTATCGTATTTTGGAACAGATCAATCTCAAGTTGCTCGTTATTTAACGGCTAAAGATACTACCGAAAGCAGGTTAGGTTTGTTGTTTAATGGCATGGTTAAGATTCCTATGCAGTTTGGTATTCTATTAATAGGGGTATTATTATTGATATTTTACCAATTTCATGAAACACCAGTATTTTTTAATAATGTAGAAATAGAAAAGCTTGAAAAAAGTAAATATGCTGTTGACCTAAAGCAAATAGAAAGTAAGCATTCCGTCTTATTTCAACAAAAGAAAGAGCATGCCGAAGCAATGGTAACCGCTTTAAAGGCCAATGATGAAGCATCGATAGGAAAACTTCAGCATTCATTGAGAACAGATCAGGAGCAATTAAAAGCTGTTCGCACTGATCTTAAAAACCTGATGATCAAAAATGATGAATCAGCAAATACTGAAGATGTTAATTATATATTTCTGTGGTTTGTGAACAATCATTTTCCGGTTGGTATGGTAGGATTGCTAATTGCTGTAATTCTTGCTGCATCGATGTCATCCTCATCTTCTGCATTGCAGGCTTTAGCATCTACATCAGTTATCGATATTTATAAGAGAAGTGTCCGTCCTGATCAAAATGATGCACATTATTTATCGGCATCAAGATGGGCTACAATTATATGGGGCTTTTTAGTAATGTTGGTTGCTGGTTTGGCTACTCGATTAGGAAGTTTGATAGAAGCTGTTAACGTTTTAGGATCATTGTTTTATGGTGCTATTCTTGGTATTTTTATGGTAGCCTTTTTTATGAAATGGATTAAAGGAACTGCCGTTTTCTATGCTGCTCTAATTACCCAAATATTGGTATTGCTAGGATACTCATTTACAAATATTTCCTTTTTATGGTATAATTTAATTGGCTGTTTACTTGTGATGTTTATATCTCCTGTTCTTCAGTTAATTATTCCAGTTCATGATGAGAAAAGTGTAATGTCTTCAACAGATAATCGCTGA
- a CDS encoding MGH1-like glycoside hydrolase domain-containing protein, whose translation MKKLTGLLLLFYLQIGFVDGQHIDRSQFVNFLDVHTSITDTANVEHSFFSDLGAWHAYAQPTSKDCYGGFTGPLLMDMSGKWLSPAISLLHVAENGNELPLANAKVEFNYLPGLLTQQYSLSDLTIELRLIFQSDRKALIQTKIRNSGKQKRVLEIWWNGNVLLNNTLIKAEGNRLLIEQKDHLFAIKFDNQYIKIITNKKGYSTSKTKVTIPVNSEYSMVQQQAFYPDKNLYKPDTDHFQFDQLLVKNKQRWNVYLTSYFKTNSQWLQKKEYKQLAVKSITTLITNWRSASKDLKHDGVFPSASYDGFYGFWAWDSWKHAVALASFQPELAKSSMRSMFDYQNAEGMVADCIYSDKKENNWRDTKPPLAAWAVWEIYLKTKDEAFVKEMYPKLIAYHNWWYKNRDNNQNGLCEYGSCDGTRIAAAWESGMDNAVRFDKAQMLKNSDNAWSLNQESVDLNAYLYLEKFMLSKMAQLLGKNDEHLAFTQSAQRLKELINQKFYDSAEGYYFDQMLSEEKVKIKGPEAWIPLWTYIASKNQAENVMTCMVNPSVFNTKVPLPTLDVTRSEFAPLKGYWRGPVWLDQFYFGVTGLKKYGFTKEADELALKLFNNADGLLTDQPLRENYHPMTGKGLNALNFSWSAAHILMLLWE comes from the coding sequence ATGAAGAAACTAACAGGCTTGCTCCTTCTATTTTACCTGCAAATTGGTTTTGTTGACGGTCAGCATATCGATCGCAGCCAGTTTGTAAATTTTCTGGATGTTCATACCTCCATAACTGATACAGCAAATGTAGAACACTCCTTTTTTTCCGACCTGGGAGCATGGCACGCCTATGCACAACCGACTTCAAAAGATTGCTATGGAGGTTTTACCGGTCCATTACTAATGGATATGAGTGGCAAATGGCTGAGCCCGGCCATCTCCTTGTTACATGTTGCCGAAAATGGGAATGAGCTCCCATTAGCAAATGCAAAAGTTGAGTTTAATTATTTACCGGGACTGCTAACACAACAGTATAGTTTATCTGATCTAACAATTGAACTTCGATTGATTTTTCAATCGGATAGGAAAGCACTCATTCAAACAAAGATTCGCAATTCCGGAAAACAAAAACGAGTACTTGAAATTTGGTGGAACGGAAATGTGTTATTAAACAATACCCTCATAAAAGCAGAGGGCAATCGGTTGCTGATTGAACAAAAAGACCATTTATTCGCTATAAAATTTGATAATCAATACATAAAAATCATCACGAACAAAAAAGGATATTCAACCAGCAAAACTAAAGTTACTATTCCTGTTAATAGTGAGTACTCAATGGTTCAACAACAAGCATTTTATCCTGATAAGAACTTGTATAAACCCGATACAGATCACTTTCAATTTGACCAGCTATTAGTGAAGAATAAGCAACGGTGGAATGTCTATTTAACCAGTTATTTTAAAACTAACAGTCAATGGCTTCAAAAAAAAGAGTATAAACAATTGGCTGTTAAATCAATAACAACCTTGATTACCAACTGGAGAAGTGCATCGAAAGATTTGAAACATGACGGCGTCTTTCCGTCCGCTTCGTATGATGGTTTCTATGGTTTCTGGGCTTGGGATAGTTGGAAACATGCCGTTGCATTAGCATCGTTTCAACCAGAATTAGCGAAATCAAGTATGCGGTCAATGTTCGACTATCAAAATGCAGAAGGTATGGTTGCAGACTGTATCTATTCAGATAAAAAGGAAAATAATTGGCGTGATACCAAACCTCCACTGGCTGCATGGGCTGTTTGGGAAATCTATCTTAAAACCAAAGACGAAGCTTTTGTGAAAGAAATGTATCCTAAACTTATTGCTTACCATAATTGGTGGTACAAAAACAGGGATAATAATCAAAATGGTTTATGTGAATATGGCTCTTGCGATGGCACCCGCATTGCTGCAGCATGGGAAAGCGGAATGGATAATGCTGTTCGTTTTGACAAGGCACAAATGTTAAAAAATAGCGACAATGCATGGTCGCTAAACCAGGAATCTGTAGACCTGAATGCCTACCTATATCTTGAAAAATTCATGCTCTCAAAAATGGCTCAACTATTGGGCAAAAATGATGAGCATTTAGCCTTTACTCAAAGTGCACAACGGTTAAAAGAATTGATCAACCAAAAATTCTATGATAGTGCAGAAGGTTATTATTTTGACCAGATGCTCTCAGAAGAAAAAGTAAAGATTAAAGGACCTGAAGCATGGATTCCTCTTTGGACATACATTGCAAGTAAAAATCAAGCTGAAAATGTAATGACCTGTATGGTTAACCCATCCGTTTTCAACACGAAGGTTCCCCTGCCTACACTTGATGTAACTCGCAGTGAGTTTGCTCCTTTAAAAGGTTATTGGCGAGGCCCCGTTTGGCTGGATCAGTTTTATTTTGGTGTTACAGGATTAAAGAAATATGGCTTTACTAAAGAAGCGGATGAACTTGCCCTAAAGCTTTTCAATAATGCGGACGGTTTATTAACAGATCAACCGCTTCGGGAAAACTATCATCCGATGACCGGAAAAGGATTAAATGCACTTAACTTTAGCTGGTCTGCAGCACACATTCTTATGTTACTGTGGGAGTAA
- a CDS encoding Dph6-related ATP pyrophosphatase, whose translation MTSAAILWTGGKDCVLALHQALKENIPVHYLITFAPSKNADFLAHPLPILKLQSEALGIPHKIVEINEPFKEGYEDAIQNLKNDLGIELLISGDIDEVNNFPSWIKERSEAVGMEVYTPLWQIDRMELINRIPNEDFRVIFSLVRKPWFTSSWVGDRINPSKIDQLSMFRELKGIDICGEQGEYHTLVLDGPIFNKTMVIQESHIEAKSDFYYLQIDEITLRDK comes from the coding sequence ATGACATCAGCAGCAATATTATGGACGGGAGGGAAAGATTGTGTCCTCGCATTACATCAAGCGTTGAAAGAAAATATTCCTGTTCATTACCTGATTACGTTTGCCCCATCAAAGAATGCTGATTTTCTAGCTCATCCCCTTCCAATCCTAAAACTCCAGTCCGAAGCATTAGGTATACCTCATAAAATAGTGGAGATAAACGAGCCTTTTAAAGAGGGCTATGAGGATGCAATTCAAAATCTTAAAAATGACCTGGGAATAGAGTTATTGATCAGTGGTGATATTGATGAAGTGAACAACTTTCCCAGCTGGATTAAAGAACGTAGTGAAGCGGTGGGAATGGAAGTCTATACGCCCCTTTGGCAAATTGATCGAATGGAACTTATCAACAGAATTCCCAACGAAGATTTCAGGGTTATTTTCTCATTGGTTCGCAAACCTTGGTTTACCAGCAGCTGGGTCGGAGATCGGATCAATCCTTCTAAAATTGATCAATTATCGATGTTCCGTGAACTGAAGGGAATTGATATTTGTGGTGAACAAGGTGAATACCATACATTGGTTCTAGACGGTCCTATTTTTAATAAAACAATGGTTATCCAGGAAAGTCATATAGAAGCTAAATCTGACTTTTATTATCTTCAAATAGATGAAATTACGCTAAGGGATAAATAA
- a CDS encoding lipase family protein, producing the protein MKKIVRSVFIGLLFINLSFASAQLKPGFDAAEYAGLLTLRFDSLAIGYQVHVTPSLSYKLLYQSPEVGLFNKCDFWLRNDNVVIINIRGTINKTESWLENFYSAMIPATGQLQLNDSTLFNYKLAERTDAYIHVGWTIGIAHLAPIIVSELNKLYKSGYKEVIIFGHSQGGAIAYLTRSYLQYLPATQLPKDIIYKTYCSAAPKPGNLYYAYDFDFITRDGWALRVVNTADWVPETPLTVQTLSDMNQANPVVDYKNSIQSMSWLVRMYVNSAYKKMDRTADKGVKYYQKYLGNMVFKQVKKTLPQLKEPAYAPSNYYLPAGTQVVLMADSAYYQNFKFTGKNVFVNHMYEPYLYLLNKYYPANQFVGQKKAIDN; encoded by the coding sequence ATGAAAAAAATAGTGCGCTCAGTTTTCATTGGACTGCTCTTTATTAATTTGTCATTTGCTTCTGCACAGCTTAAACCCGGATTTGATGCAGCTGAATATGCCGGATTACTAACTTTGCGGTTTGATTCTTTAGCTATTGGTTACCAGGTTCACGTTACCCCGTCGCTTTCTTATAAATTATTATACCAATCTCCTGAAGTTGGCTTGTTCAATAAATGTGATTTCTGGCTTCGGAATGATAATGTGGTAATAATAAATATCCGTGGAACAATCAATAAAACAGAATCGTGGCTGGAGAATTTTTATTCGGCAATGATTCCAGCAACCGGGCAACTACAGTTGAATGACAGTACATTGTTTAACTATAAACTTGCTGAACGCACTGATGCTTATATTCATGTAGGCTGGACAATTGGAATAGCACATTTGGCTCCAATAATCGTAAGTGAGCTTAATAAATTGTATAAGTCAGGGTATAAAGAAGTGATCATTTTTGGTCACAGCCAGGGGGGAGCTATCGCTTATTTAACGCGTTCTTATTTGCAATACTTACCCGCAACTCAGCTTCCTAAAGATATTATTTATAAAACGTATTGTAGTGCAGCACCCAAACCAGGTAATCTGTATTATGCTTATGATTTTGATTTTATTACGCGTGATGGCTGGGCTTTACGGGTTGTAAATACGGCCGACTGGGTTCCCGAAACTCCATTAACGGTTCAAACTTTATCTGATATGAATCAGGCAAATCCTGTAGTAGATTACAAAAACTCTATTCAGTCAATGTCGTGGTTGGTACGTATGTATGTTAATTCAGCTTATAAAAAGATGGACCGTACAGCAGATAAGGGAGTTAAGTATTATCAAAAATACTTAGGCAACATGGTTTTCAAACAGGTGAAGAAAACATTGCCTCAGCTGAAAGAACCTGCCTATGCCCCAAGTAATTATTATTTACCTGCGGGTACTCAAGTGGTACTAATGGCAGATTCTGCTTATTATCAAAATTTTAAGTTTACAGGTAAGAACGTATTTGTAAACCATATGTACGAACCGTACCTGTATCTATTGAATAAATATTATCCTGCGAATCAGTTCGTTGGTCAGAAAAAAGCTATTGACAATTAA
- the rpmA gene encoding 50S ribosomal protein L27 gives MAHKKGAGSSKNGRESHSKRLGVKIFGGQTAIAGNIIVRQRGTQHNPDKNVGIGKDHTLFALVDGTVVFKKKRNDKSYVSVIPFEAPASEAKN, from the coding sequence ATGGCACATAAGAAAGGGGCCGGTAGTTCGAAGAACGGTCGCGAATCACACAGTAAACGTCTTGGCGTTAAAATTTTTGGTGGTCAAACTGCTATCGCAGGTAACATCATCGTTCGTCAGCGTGGTACACAACACAATCCTGATAAAAACGTAGGTATCGGTAAAGACCATACTTTGTTTGCATTAGTTGATGGTACAGTTGTTTTCAAAAAGAAAAGAAACGACAAATCATACGTTTCAGTTATTCCTTTCGAAGCTCCTGCTTCTGAAGCAAAAAACTAA
- a CDS encoding aminotransferase class III-fold pyridoxal phosphate-dependent enzyme, producing the protein MSFTEQNIEQLVAQHYNLIVKAKTLNGYDEQNFLLTDESGGQFIGKISTDAHDYHFLEAQIKILDHLSQSGIANKFQQVIPNRTAQSLTAITLNGNQYYLRILNFLHGNFWVEEQQHSNELQVDLGIFLGKMDSALAGFFHPSINRYYEWDIRNALDARKDLHYIKDHEKRRIADYFLLQFEMEVLPKLPSLRTAVIHNDANDYNVLVSGNSIVGLIDFGDMVFSQVINNVAIACTYAMLDKENPVMVAANVVKGYHHENPLTETEIEVLYYLICARLCISVTKSAYNASLQSDNQHHFITERPAWDLLFKLIKTNPVLVENELRIACGYTPIIKQDDDYATLLKERKELIGRNLSISYKKKLKIIKGAFQYLYDDKGRTYIDCVNNVSHVGHCHPTVVKAMQQQIATLNTNTRYLNDNLTNYAKMLCATLPPSLNVCFFTNSGSEANDLAIRMSRHFTKQKDVIVLDHAYHGTSTVAMELSPYKFDGKGGFGQPPHIHKAQNPDLYRGEYRYEDKDAGAQYAKSVQQLIEKLEKEDKAPAAFICETLLGVGGQIPLPENYLEEVYKYVRSAGGVCIADEVQVGFGRVGEKFWGFELQNVVPDMVVLGKPIGNGHPLAAVVTTTEIAEAFNNGMEYFNTFGGNPVSMTTGIAVLTTIQSEEMQQHALETGNYLMAGLSSLKEKHPIIGDVRGYGLFVGAELIRNKETLEPAVPEIDEIVEKMKERGFLLSTDGPLYNVLKIKPPMVFNHDNADALVRNLDEVLVEMNLNEGKNQEC; encoded by the coding sequence ATGAGCTTCACTGAACAAAATATAGAGCAACTCGTTGCACAGCATTATAATTTAATTGTTAAAGCAAAAACTTTAAATGGTTATGACGAGCAGAATTTCTTACTTACTGATGAATCCGGAGGGCAGTTTATTGGTAAAATATCAACCGATGCACACGATTATCATTTTTTAGAGGCTCAGATTAAAATCCTTGACCACCTGTCGCAATCAGGTATTGCCAATAAATTTCAACAGGTTATACCCAACAGAACGGCGCAATCTTTAACTGCAATTACCTTAAATGGAAATCAATATTATCTAAGGATATTAAATTTCCTTCACGGTAATTTTTGGGTAGAGGAGCAACAGCATAGTAATGAATTGCAAGTCGATCTTGGTATATTCCTGGGAAAAATGGACAGTGCGCTTGCCGGATTTTTTCACCCATCGATAAACAGGTATTATGAATGGGATATCCGTAATGCACTGGATGCAAGAAAAGACCTGCATTATATTAAGGATCATGAGAAACGCCGGATTGCTGATTATTTTCTGCTACAATTTGAGATGGAAGTCCTGCCCAAATTACCTTCATTACGGACGGCAGTTATTCACAATGACGCCAATGATTATAATGTACTGGTAAGTGGCAATTCGATCGTCGGTTTGATTGATTTTGGTGACATGGTATTTTCGCAGGTTATTAACAACGTGGCAATTGCCTGTACTTATGCCATGCTGGATAAAGAAAATCCGGTTATGGTGGCGGCTAATGTAGTTAAAGGTTACCATCATGAAAATCCGTTAACAGAAACAGAAATTGAAGTTCTATATTACCTTATTTGTGCACGCCTTTGTATAAGTGTAACCAAATCTGCTTATAACGCCTCGTTGCAAAGCGATAATCAACATCATTTTATAACTGAACGACCTGCATGGGATTTGTTGTTCAAACTGATTAAAACAAATCCTGTATTAGTTGAAAATGAACTGCGGATAGCTTGTGGATATACTCCGATCATTAAGCAGGACGATGATTACGCTACGTTGTTAAAAGAGCGTAAAGAACTCATTGGACGAAACCTTAGTATCAGCTACAAAAAGAAACTCAAAATTATTAAAGGAGCTTTCCAATACCTTTATGATGATAAAGGAAGAACCTATATTGATTGTGTAAACAATGTAAGTCATGTAGGCCATTGTCATCCAACTGTGGTAAAAGCTATGCAACAACAAATTGCAACGCTCAATACCAATACCCGTTACCTAAATGACAATCTAACCAACTATGCAAAAATGCTTTGTGCAACGCTGCCACCATCGTTGAATGTTTGTTTTTTTACCAATTCAGGTAGCGAAGCCAACGATCTTGCCATCCGGATGAGCCGTCATTTTACTAAACAAAAGGATGTAATTGTATTGGATCATGCTTACCATGGTACATCAACTGTAGCCATGGAATTAAGCCCCTATAAATTTGATGGTAAAGGTGGCTTTGGTCAGCCACCACATATTCATAAAGCTCAAAATCCGGACCTGTACCGTGGTGAATATCGTTATGAGGATAAAGATGCAGGAGCCCAGTACGCAAAAAGCGTTCAACAGCTGATTGAAAAACTCGAAAAAGAGGATAAAGCCCCGGCTGCTTTCATTTGTGAAACACTTTTAGGAGTAGGTGGACAAATCCCTTTACCTGAAAACTACCTTGAAGAAGTTTACAAATACGTCAGATCAGCAGGTGGAGTATGTATTGCGGATGAAGTTCAGGTTGGATTTGGACGTGTTGGTGAAAAATTCTGGGGTTTTGAACTACAGAATGTGGTGCCGGATATGGTGGTTTTAGGGAAGCCGATTGGCAACGGTCATCCATTGGCAGCAGTTGTAACTACTACCGAGATCGCTGAAGCATTTAACAACGGAATGGAATATTTTAATACATTCGGAGGAAATCCGGTTTCTATGACAACCGGAATTGCTGTATTAACCACCATTCAATCAGAAGAAATGCAGCAACATGCGTTAGAAACCGGAAATTATTTGATGGCTGGTTTATCATCACTTAAAGAGAAGCATCCAATTATAGGTGATGTTCGGGGTTATGGTTTGTTTGTAGGTGCCGAACTGATCAGAAATAAAGAAACCCTTGAACCTGCTGTACCTGAGATAGATGAAATTGTAGAAAAAATGAAAGAACGCGGATTTCTGCTCAGTACAGACGGACCCTTATACAACGTATTAAAAATTAAGCCGCCAATGGTTTTTAACCATGATAATGCAGATGCGCTGGTAAGAAATCTGGATGAGGTATTAGTGGAAATGAATTTGAATGAAGGAAAGAATCAAGAATGCTAA
- the rplU gene encoding 50S ribosomal protein L21 — protein MYAIVNIAGQQFKVAKDQQIFVHRLQGDEGASIEFGDVLLVANGDKISVGAPNVSGSKVTAKILSHLKGDKVIVFKKKRRKGYKRKNGHRQSFTKIQIENIVF, from the coding sequence ATGTACGCAATAGTAAATATAGCAGGGCAACAATTCAAAGTTGCAAAAGACCAGCAGATCTTTGTACATCGTTTACAAGGAGATGAGGGCGCTAGTATTGAATTTGGCGATGTTTTGCTTGTGGCTAACGGTGACAAAATCTCTGTTGGTGCTCCAAACGTTTCTGGTTCAAAGGTAACAGCAAAAATCTTATCTCACTTAAAAGGTGATAAAGTGATCGTTTTCAAGAAAAAACGTCGTAAAGGTTACAAACGCAAAAACGGACACCGTCAGTCGTTCACCAAAATTCAGATCGAAAACATTGTATTCTAA